In Bacillus methanolicus, the following proteins share a genomic window:
- a CDS encoding SEC-C metal-binding domain-containing protein codes for MNGKVGRNDPCPCGSGKKYKKCHGAKETVSINQILENELLNLQRQIIDFALFHFESEILEDFEFLREMLILSDESEEEFYEFIHTFWFTCFELLDDGETIMKHFISQQLPKIKRPRLQEILRSWADPELVAGKIAAVDENHLVVKDTLRKESFTINLFENMQGYEKGEYVFAILLPYGQNYYSFPSCFNLPKESVAVYEKFVKTEFAVSGYEDEKEFLMDYFLELMNHAPEAANKIEIDAIDWKHDSNRKVAYMFEEDMESIGELRTFIDAGIILWAEFCRRTNKRIQNPSIYVAALQYLLSMILPTRYSLTQKELAKEYGVSANSISARYNEMYDILEDEIDKLLSVSIAGSNAESFPQFTINKHPSAPMLTERVMHEAFQDLADKDFDSIDEINEYLRNKRFEPKKSKKGNVSDREKAQNLLFDAFEIEGPRRYQLAREALKLNPSHPDGYNILAEEAGSFVEAIALYKQGMELGKQELGESFFKENKGHFWGLLETRPYMRAKMNYAQASYELGQLQEAIHHFEELLELNPNDNQGVRYSLFIAYADNNELGKAKKLLDQYEEGTAHGLYNNLLLELLENGFTPLAGKLLKRAQKSNKFVIDYITGKKKLPDYSLPSYGLGSVEEAIIYVQEHLHIWRKIPGISEWLTQSRERVKG; via the coding sequence GTGAACGGAAAAGTAGGACGGAATGATCCGTGTCCATGCGGGAGCGGGAAAAAATATAAAAAGTGCCACGGTGCGAAAGAGACAGTTTCGATTAATCAAATTCTCGAAAATGAACTCCTAAATCTTCAAAGGCAAATCATAGATTTTGCTTTATTTCACTTTGAGAGCGAAATATTAGAGGATTTCGAGTTTCTGCGTGAAATGCTCATTCTTTCAGATGAAAGCGAAGAAGAATTTTATGAGTTTATTCACACGTTTTGGTTTACTTGTTTTGAGCTGCTGGATGACGGCGAGACGATCATGAAACATTTTATTTCCCAACAGCTGCCGAAAATAAAACGTCCAAGGCTGCAAGAAATTCTCCGGTCATGGGCGGATCCGGAGCTTGTTGCAGGGAAAATCGCAGCCGTTGATGAGAATCATCTTGTTGTCAAAGATACGTTGCGAAAAGAAAGTTTTACAATAAACCTTTTTGAAAACATGCAGGGATATGAAAAAGGAGAATACGTCTTTGCGATTTTGCTGCCATACGGACAAAATTATTACTCCTTCCCAAGCTGCTTTAATCTGCCGAAAGAATCCGTGGCAGTCTATGAAAAGTTTGTGAAAACGGAATTTGCTGTTTCCGGTTATGAGGATGAGAAAGAATTTTTGATGGATTATTTTCTTGAGCTTATGAACCATGCTCCTGAAGCGGCGAATAAGATTGAGATTGATGCTATCGATTGGAAGCATGATTCCAACCGGAAAGTTGCCTATATGTTCGAAGAAGATATGGAAAGTATCGGAGAACTTCGGACATTTATCGATGCGGGCATCATTTTATGGGCTGAATTTTGCCGGAGAACGAACAAGCGGATTCAAAACCCGTCTATATATGTTGCAGCTTTGCAATATTTATTGTCAATGATTTTACCGACAAGATACAGCCTTACGCAGAAAGAGCTGGCTAAAGAATACGGAGTATCAGCCAATAGCATTTCTGCTCGGTATAACGAAATGTATGATATCTTGGAAGACGAAATAGACAAGTTGCTGTCTGTTAGTATCGCCGGATCGAACGCGGAATCTTTTCCGCAATTTACCATAAATAAACATCCATCTGCTCCGATGTTGACGGAGCGGGTGATGCATGAAGCATTTCAGGATCTTGCTGATAAAGATTTTGACAGCATTGATGAAATTAACGAGTATTTGCGGAACAAGAGGTTCGAGCCGAAAAAAAGCAAAAAAGGAAATGTATCAGATCGGGAAAAAGCCCAGAATCTCTTATTCGATGCGTTTGAAATAGAAGGGCCGCGGCGTTACCAACTCGCTCGGGAAGCATTGAAGCTGAATCCTTCTCATCCTGACGGCTATAATATTTTGGCGGAGGAAGCCGGTTCCTTTGTTGAAGCCATTGCCTTGTATAAACAAGGTATGGAGTTAGGAAAACAAGAACTTGGCGAATCATTTTTTAAAGAAAACAAAGGGCATTTCTGGGGATTGCTTGAAACGCGTCCATATATGCGGGCTAAGATGAATTATGCCCAGGCGAGTTATGAATTGGGCCAACTGCAAGAAGCGATTCATCATTTTGAAGAGCTTTTAGAATTGAACCCAAATGATAACCAAGGAGTCCGTTACTCTTTATTCATCGCCTACGCAGATAACAACGAGCTCGGGAAAGCGAAAAAGCTTCTTGATCAATATGAGGAAGGAACTGCTCATGGTTTATATAATAATCTCTTGCTTGAATTGCTGGAAAATGGATTTACTCCATTAGCCGGGAAGCTGTTAAAAAGGGCGCAGAAATCAAATAAGTTTGTGATTGACTATATTACAGGGAAAAAGAAATTGCCTGATTATTCACTGCCTTCATATGGCTTGGGTTCAGTGGAGGAAGCGATCATTTATGTACAAGAACACTTGCATATTTGGCGGAAAATCCCGGGAATTTCTGAATGGCTGACCCAATCTCGAGAAAGAGTAAAAGGGTGA
- a CDS encoding chromate transporter, translated as MIYLKIFWAFFVPGILGYGGGPASIPLIENEVVDRYGWLSVHEFSEVMALGNSLPGPIATKMAGYIGYEQAGVLGAAVGVFATVAPSLILMLASLGLLMKFKESPKVKRMTIFVRPVIAVLLGIMTYDFLFSSYESVGIWQTLFIGVVSFFLMEKWKVHPAYVIAGALVYGGVFLGG; from the coding sequence ATGATTTATTTGAAAATATTCTGGGCTTTTTTCGTGCCGGGAATTCTCGGGTATGGCGGCGGACCTGCTTCCATTCCGCTTATTGAAAATGAAGTGGTTGACCGTTATGGCTGGCTGTCCGTTCATGAGTTCAGCGAGGTGATGGCGCTCGGAAATTCGCTTCCTGGTCCGATTGCGACGAAAATGGCCGGCTATATCGGGTATGAGCAGGCCGGTGTTCTTGGAGCCGCTGTTGGCGTGTTTGCAACCGTAGCACCATCCCTCATTCTCATGCTTGCATCGCTCGGATTGCTGATGAAATTTAAGGAATCACCGAAGGTAAAAAGAATGACAATCTTCGTTCGCCCGGTGATTGCGGTACTCCTCGGGATCATGACGTATGATTTCTTATTTTCTTCTTATGAAAGCGTCGGCATTTGGCAAACCTTATTTATCGGTGTGGTCAGTTTTTTCTTAATGGAAAAATGGAAGGTCCATCCTGCTTACGTCATTGCGGGGGCGCTCGTATATGGAGGTGTTTTTTTAGGAGGCTGA
- a CDS encoding chromate transporter — protein sequence MKQVDIFIAFFRVGMLGYGGGPSSIPLVYKEVVDKYKWMDSDEFGEIVAIGNALPGPIATKLAGYIGYRVGGVVGMLNALVASTFPTIILMIFLLNVLNAYKDESWVKGMAAAVMPVVAVMLAALTWDYVKKSRESTLGWGWTLLFVVASLILMEFVNIHPAIIIFVLLLGALLKKDSRSGDQGKKEKSST from the coding sequence ATGAAACAAGTGGACATTTTCATAGCGTTTTTCAGAGTCGGCATGCTTGGATACGGCGGCGGTCCTTCGTCGATCCCGCTCGTATATAAAGAAGTCGTTGATAAATACAAATGGATGGATTCAGATGAATTCGGAGAGATAGTGGCGATCGGGAATGCCCTGCCGGGACCAATCGCGACGAAGCTGGCAGGCTATATCGGTTATCGGGTCGGCGGAGTTGTCGGCATGCTGAATGCGTTAGTTGCTTCAACGTTTCCGACGATTATTCTGATGATTTTTCTATTAAACGTCTTGAATGCTTATAAAGACGAATCATGGGTAAAAGGGATGGCAGCCGCCGTGATGCCTGTGGTAGCTGTCATGCTTGCGGCTTTAACGTGGGATTATGTGAAAAAGTCGAGGGAATCAACTCTTGGCTGGGGATGGACACTCCTTTTTGTCGTTGCAAGCTTGATCTTAATGGAATTTGTCAACATTCATCCGGCCATTATTATTTTTGTGCTATTATTGGGTGCGCTTTTAAAGAAAGATTCACGTTCAGGTGATCAAGGCAAAAAGGAGAAAAGTTCAACATGA
- the hpf gene encoding ribosome hibernation-promoting factor, HPF/YfiA family — MNFKIRGENIEVTPALREYVEKKISKLLRYFTETPKANVHVNLKTYSDKSAKVEVTIPMTNLVLRAEEVHEDMYAAIDLIADKLERQIRKHKTKVNRKFREKGNVNSLFTTLVEEPEVSAAEEENELEIVRQKSFDLKPMDSEEAILQMNLLGHNFFVFTNAETNRTNIVYKRKDGRYGLIEAQ; from the coding sequence ATGAATTTCAAAATTCGTGGTGAAAACATTGAAGTAACTCCTGCACTACGGGAGTATGTAGAAAAGAAAATTTCCAAATTGTTACGCTATTTTACGGAAACTCCCAAAGCCAACGTACATGTAAATTTAAAAACTTATAGTGATAAATCTGCGAAAGTGGAAGTTACCATTCCAATGACTAATCTCGTACTTCGGGCTGAAGAAGTACATGAAGATATGTATGCAGCGATTGATTTGATTGCAGATAAATTGGAACGCCAAATCCGCAAACACAAAACAAAAGTGAACCGTAAATTCCGTGAAAAAGGAAATGTGAATTCTTTATTTACAACTTTAGTGGAAGAGCCGGAAGTTTCGGCAGCGGAAGAAGAAAACGAGCTTGAAATTGTCCGCCAGAAAAGCTTTGACTTAAAGCCGATGGACAGCGAAGAAGCGATCTTGCAAATGAACTTGTTGGGCCATAACTTTTTCGTGTTCACAAATGCGGAAACAAACCGGACAAACATTGTTTATAAGCGAAAAGACGGCCGATACGGCTTAATTGAAGCACAGTAA
- a CDS encoding flagellar protein FliT, translating to MSAVQQFHDLTVQLIKLLESSADRDEKIAKTTELLEKRQQLMSEMIPPFSNEEKEIGAAAITLNKKLNDLLYKEKILIQKDIKELSRKKESTNKYENPYNSLLIDGMFYDKRK from the coding sequence GTGAGTGCTGTTCAGCAATTTCACGACCTTACGGTACAGCTGATAAAGTTACTGGAAAGCAGTGCAGACCGTGATGAAAAAATCGCGAAAACAACAGAGCTGCTTGAAAAGCGACAGCAATTAATGTCAGAAATGATTCCTCCTTTTTCTAATGAAGAAAAAGAAATCGGTGCCGCCGCAATCACATTAAATAAGAAATTAAATGATCTTTTATATAAGGAAAAAATACTGATCCAAAAAGATATAAAGGAACTAAGCCGCAAGAAAGAATCAACGAACAAGTATGAGAATCCATACAATTCTTTATTGATTGACGGTATGTTTTACGATAAACGAAAATAG
- the fliS gene encoding flagellar export chaperone FliS yields MALNNPYQSYQQNAVNTASPGELTLMLYNGCLKFIHLAKKAIEEKNIEVKNTNLLKAQKIIQELMVTLNMDFEISKNMMALYDYIYRRLIEANVKNDNVILDEVEGLVTEFRDTWKQVIQVNRQKQYAQGGQA; encoded by the coding sequence ATGGCTTTAAACAACCCATACCAATCTTATCAGCAGAACGCAGTCAACACCGCATCGCCGGGTGAGTTGACTTTAATGCTTTACAACGGCTGCTTAAAATTCATTCATTTAGCAAAAAAAGCGATTGAAGAAAAAAATATAGAGGTTAAAAATACAAATTTATTAAAAGCACAAAAGATCATCCAAGAGCTAATGGTCACCTTAAACATGGACTTTGAGATCTCTAAAAATATGATGGCCCTTTATGACTACATATATCGCCGCTTAATCGAGGCGAATGTAAAAAATGATAATGTCATCCTTGATGAAGTGGAAGGGCTTGTAACCGAGTTCCGCGATACGTGGAAACAAGTGATTCAAGTGAATCGCCAAAAGCAATATGCACAAGGCGGTCAAGCATAG
- a CDS encoding flagellar hook-associated protein 2 has translation MSSNMRIGGLASGMDIDKLVSDLMKAERMPLDKLTQKKQYLEWQRDDYREMNTLLQSLDQTIFNNVYLQKSFIIKKVSSSNENAVSAVSISSASNVSNTIEVMNLAEAAAWKATGDVNGASTTFETVNGTIKAKAETELKFKVKDPGTSAYRDVTFKIYAGDSIDTVISRINSSGLGVSAMRASIDIGGGNYANRVIFTSNKTGAGGEIVAANAATNTFLKDLGFTVPATENVDTDSSGSNDGFLLGKDPSKPGADATIKINGYQMKQTSNTFTINGIQYTIKGTTNTPVTVSTSTDVDAIFNSIKTFVDKYNEVIEKINNKLKEERYRDYPPLTDEQKEAMTEKQIEKWEEKARSGLLRNDSILSRALSSMRMDLYTRVGTDTDSINNNYDQLSEIGIKTSSNYLDGGKLIIDEAKLKEAIEKDPNAVYQLFANDGADYQSKGLARRLRDTLKNSMNNIVEKAGNTLKTNNQFSIGKLLINVDSQISRFEERLAQIEDRYWRQFTAMEKAIQRSNEQMAFLMQRFGGNS, from the coding sequence ATGAGTAGTAATATGCGGATCGGCGGACTTGCGAGCGGGATGGATATTGACAAGCTTGTCAGTGACTTAATGAAAGCTGAACGGATGCCTCTCGATAAGCTGACGCAAAAGAAACAGTATTTGGAATGGCAGCGCGATGATTATCGGGAAATGAATACGCTGCTTCAAAGCCTTGATCAAACGATTTTTAATAATGTATATTTGCAAAAATCTTTTATCATAAAAAAAGTTTCCTCTTCAAACGAAAATGCAGTATCCGCCGTTTCCATTAGTTCCGCCTCGAACGTTTCTAACACAATTGAAGTGATGAATCTTGCTGAAGCTGCTGCCTGGAAAGCTACTGGAGATGTAAATGGTGCATCAACAACATTTGAAACTGTAAATGGAACGATAAAAGCTAAAGCGGAAACGGAACTAAAATTTAAAGTGAAAGATCCGGGCACTTCTGCGTATCGGGATGTTACATTTAAAATTTATGCCGGAGATTCCATAGACACTGTTATTTCTAGAATCAACAGCTCAGGCCTCGGAGTATCCGCAATGAGAGCGAGTATTGATATCGGAGGCGGCAATTATGCAAATCGGGTAATCTTTACGTCCAATAAAACTGGTGCCGGCGGGGAAATTGTTGCGGCTAACGCAGCTACTAATACATTCTTGAAGGATCTCGGATTTACTGTTCCGGCAACAGAAAATGTCGATACAGATTCAAGTGGATCAAATGATGGATTTTTGTTAGGAAAGGACCCAAGTAAACCCGGTGCCGATGCAACCATAAAAATAAACGGCTATCAAATGAAGCAAACATCCAATACTTTTACGATTAACGGTATCCAATACACGATTAAAGGCACAACAAACACACCGGTTACGGTTTCTACATCTACTGATGTGGATGCAATTTTTAACAGCATTAAAACGTTTGTTGATAAATATAATGAAGTCATTGAGAAAATAAACAACAAGCTAAAGGAAGAACGATACCGGGATTATCCCCCTTTGACAGATGAACAAAAAGAAGCAATGACTGAAAAACAAATTGAAAAGTGGGAGGAAAAAGCCCGCAGCGGATTGCTTCGAAATGATTCCATCCTGTCACGCGCATTAAGCTCCATGCGTATGGATTTATACACACGGGTTGGTACTGATACGGACAGCATCAATAATAATTATGACCAACTGTCTGAGATTGGCATTAAGACATCAAGCAACTATCTTGATGGAGGAAAGCTGATCATTGATGAAGCAAAGTTAAAGGAAGCAATCGAAAAAGACCCAAATGCTGTATATCAATTATTTGCAAATGATGGGGCGGATTACCAGTCAAAAGGATTGGCGCGCCGTTTGCGCGATACGTTGAAAAATTCAATGAATAACATTGTTGAAAAAGCTGGGAATACTTTAAAAACGAATAATCAGTTTAGTATCGGAAAGCTGCTGATCAATGTCGATTCGCAAATCAGCCGTTTTGAGGAAAGGCTTGCTCAAATCGAGGATCGCTATTGGCGCCAGTTCACCGCCATGGAAAAAGCAATCCAGCGTTCAAATGAACAAATGGCTTTTCTAATGCAGAGATTTGGCGGTAATTCATAA
- the flaG gene encoding flagellar protein FlaG — protein MIERISSQGVSYSARTSSFEKSDTQLQTKLVNTVQDEQSLNKNLDQNKDEVEKIVKGLNEFLQPSQTSIKFELHEKLNEYYVTVVDDRTHEVIKEIPSKKLLDIYAAMTEFLGLVVDKKI, from the coding sequence ATGATCGAACGGATATCTTCGCAAGGCGTTTCCTATTCAGCTAGAACCTCATCCTTTGAAAAATCGGATACGCAGCTTCAAACTAAGTTGGTTAATACTGTTCAGGACGAACAGAGTTTGAATAAGAATCTAGATCAAAATAAAGATGAAGTTGAAAAGATTGTCAAAGGATTGAATGAATTTTTGCAGCCTTCCCAAACTTCAATAAAATTCGAACTCCACGAAAAATTAAACGAATACTATGTAACGGTTGTCGATGACCGCACTCACGAAGTGATTAAAGAAATTCCGTCAAAAAAGCTGCTCGATATTTACGCAGCGATGACCGAATTTCTTGGACTTGTCGTTGACAAAAAAATTTAA
- the csrA gene encoding carbon storage regulator CsrA: MLVLTRKTGEAIQIGDDIEITVLSIKGDQIKIGITAPKNIEIHRKEIYLEIQKENESASKGISDLFSILSKANND, encoded by the coding sequence ATGCTGGTCCTAACAAGAAAAACTGGTGAAGCGATTCAGATCGGTGATGACATCGAAATCACCGTTCTTTCCATTAAAGGCGATCAAATCAAAATCGGCATCACCGCCCCAAAAAACATTGAAATTCACCGGAAAGAAATTTATTTGGAAATCCAAAAAGAAAACGAAAGTGCCTCAAAGGGAATTTCAGACTTGTTCTCAATTCTTTCAAAGGCGAATAACGATTGA
- the fliW gene encoding flagellar assembly protein FliW: protein MKIETKYHGEVEISEQDIWTFEKGIPGFPDEKKFVVLPLPENDIYAILQSVQSPYLGFVIVNPFVFFKDYSFEIDDTTIEQLKIEKETDVLVYSILTVQDPFEKTTANLQAPLIMNIKNMQAKQIILNDGQYTTKHLILPAKAVKG, encoded by the coding sequence ATGAAAATTGAAACAAAATATCACGGTGAAGTGGAAATTTCCGAGCAGGACATATGGACATTCGAAAAGGGGATACCGGGATTCCCTGATGAGAAAAAATTTGTGGTTTTACCCCTGCCGGAAAACGACATTTATGCCATTTTGCAATCCGTCCAATCTCCATACTTAGGATTTGTTATTGTCAATCCATTTGTGTTTTTTAAAGATTACAGCTTTGAAATCGATGACACAACGATTGAACAATTAAAGATTGAGAAAGAAACAGATGTACTCGTCTACTCTATACTAACCGTTCAAGATCCTTTTGAAAAAACAACAGCCAATCTGCAAGCACCCCTTATTATGAATATTAAAAACATGCAGGCCAAACAAATTATCTTAAACGATGGCCAATATACAACAAAACACTTGATCCTGCCTGCAAAAGCAGTGAAGGGGTGA
- a CDS encoding DUF6470 family protein has protein sequence MQLPQIRMQSSFAQIEISRTPPQQFIEQPPAQLDLQQPQAEMIIQRTPGQLTIDQTMAWESMDMKHIFRRIEENAQKGYQDLLNGIARISSEGDELMRIENGGSAIADQADRNSKLLNYDYNIGFVPPPFSVKINFQPGQLFIQAEPKKVINLTRPQKPIIDYKEGEVVTRLKQHAQLNIDFINLTV, from the coding sequence ATGCAATTACCGCAAATTAGGATGCAGTCAAGCTTTGCTCAAATTGAAATATCGAGAACACCACCCCAGCAGTTTATTGAACAGCCGCCTGCACAGCTTGATCTTCAGCAGCCGCAGGCCGAAATGATTATACAAAGAACACCTGGACAATTGACGATCGATCAAACAATGGCATGGGAGTCTATGGACATGAAACACATTTTCCGCCGGATTGAAGAAAATGCCCAAAAAGGATACCAAGATTTACTGAATGGTATTGCACGTATTTCCTCTGAAGGCGATGAATTAATGAGAATCGAAAATGGAGGCAGCGCCATCGCCGATCAAGCAGACCGAAACAGCAAACTCCTTAATTATGACTACAATATCGGTTTCGTGCCTCCGCCATTTAGCGTCAAAATAAACTTCCAGCCGGGCCAGCTTTTCATTCAAGCGGAACCGAAAAAAGTGATCAATCTTACAAGACCGCAAAAGCCGATCATCGATTATAAAGAAGGCGAAGTGGTGACAAGACTGAAACAGCATGCCCAATTAAACATTGATTTCATCAATTTAACGGTGTAA